The segment CCCATCGCTTTCACCCTGGCGAGTACGCTTAGAGCTGTCCGTCTCAGTCCGgtagctttccttgattcctTCGAGCTTCAGCCGAGTTCGATCGATTCCTGGCTGGCTCCAACagtcaggtcttgtttagtttccaaaaaattttggttcaaagcaccgtagcactttcgtttgtttgttacaaatattgtctaattatagactaactagacttaaaagattcatctcgcgatttagagacaaactgtgcaattagtttttgtttttgattatatttaatgcttcatacatgtgctgcaaaatttgatgcgacggggaatcttgaaaagtttttttttgaaagtaagTCTTCGCGAGTCCTGTCACTTCATTAGTTCATCAGTCCTCTTGCTTTCTCCTCCTCAGACGAAGACTAACCTTTGAATTCAGCAATATTCCGTTCATACTGCTTTTAGTTTTCTTTGGCAAGATCAGATACCCCCATGGCGCGGCAGTGCAGTTCGTCCATCCAGAAGCATCGGGCGAGTCTTCATGCCGGATTGCCCGTCCTACCCCATGGAATTCTGCAGTTCTTCAGACTTCACATTACATAGACACTTATAAGTGCGTGCCATCATGCCACAGCTTTCATGCATTGCCAGTTTGCCACCAGCTCGCTCACCACGCACAGACGGCCAGCCAGCTGACTCGTTTCTCCGGTCTCTATCATGGCGCTCAGTCTCCTCCACCTCGCCTTGCTAACCATGGCCTCATCACTGCTCACGCCCGCACCACCCGCGCTCGTCTCAGCATCCAACGCCACGGCCACCGCCGACCTCTCGGCGCTCCTCGCCTTCAAGGACAGGCTTTCCGACCCTGGCGGCGTCCTCCGCGGCAACTGGACGCCCGGCACGCCGTACTGCAGCTGGGTCGGCGTCTCCTGCAGCCACCGCCACAGGCTGCGCGTCACGGCGCTGGCGCTCCCCGGCGTGCGGCTGGCCGGCGCGCTGGCTCCCGAGCTCGGCAACCTGACTTTCCTCTCCATCCTCAACCTCAGCGACGCCGCACTCACGGGGCACGTTCCAACCAGTCTCGGCACCCTGCCACGCCTCCTTTCCCTCGACCTCTCCAGCAATTATCTCACGGGCACCGTCCCGGCTTCGTTTGGCAACCTCACCACACTCGAGATCCTCGATCTCGACTCCAACAATCTCACCGGTGAAATCCCACACGAGCTGGGCAATCTGCAGAGCGTCGGGTTTCTTATTCTCAGCGGGAATGACCTGAGTGGACCATTGCCCCAGGGCTTGTTCAACGGAACGTCTCAATCTCAGCTGAGCTTTTTCAACCTCGCAGACAACAGCCTGACAGGGAACATTCCTAGTGCCATTGGCTCCTTTCCAAACCTTCAGTTCCTCGAGCTGTCGGGGAACCAGCTTTCAGGGCAGATCCCGTCCTCACTGTTCAACATGTCCAACCTGATAGGGCTGTACCTCTCCCAGAACGATCTCTCAGGATCAGTGCCACCAGACAACCAGAGCTTCAACCTCCCCATGTTGGAGCGCTTGTATCTCAGCAAAAATGAGCTCGCCGGCACGGTGCCACCGGGCTTTGGGTCGTGCAAGTACCTGCAGCAGTTCGTTTTGGCATACAACCGCTTCACCGGCGGAATACCGCTGTGGTTGTCAGCCTTACCTGAGTTGACGCAGATCTCCCTAGGTGGCAACGACCTTGCCGGCGAGATCCCGAGCGTCTTGAGCAACATCACCGGCCTCACCGTACTAGACTTCACCACGAGTGGGTTGCATGGGGAGATCCCGCCGGAGCTGGGCCGGTTGGCGCAGCTGCAGTGGCTCAACCTGGAAATGAACAGCTTGACAGGTATCATTCCGGCCTCCATCCAGAACATTTCTATGCTCTCCATCCTTGACATATCCTACAACTCCCTGACTGGACCTGTGCCACGAAAATTATTTGGGGAATCTCTCACCGAGCTCTACATCGATGAGAATAAGCTCAGTGGAGATGTCGGTTTCATGGCCGACTTGTCAGGTTGCAAGAGCCTCAGATACATCGTCATGAACAACAATTACTTCACTGGTAGCTTCCCCAGCTCTATGATGGCCAACCTCTCCTCCCTTGAGATCTTTCGGGCATTTGAGAACCAAATAACAGGACACATCCCTAACATGTCGAGCAGCATCTCGTTTGTTGATCTTCGTAACAACCAATTAAGCGGGGAAATTCCACAATCAATCACAAAAATGAAGAGCCTTAGAGGTCTTGACTTGTCTAGCAATAATTTGTCTGGGATTATCCCGATACACATCGGCAAATTGACAAAGCTGTTTGGCTTGAGCCTGTCCAACAACAAACTCAATGGCCTTATACCAGATAGCATTGGAAACCTGAGCCAGCTACAAGAATTAGGATTATCAAATAACCAATTCACTTCATCAATACCCCTGGGGCTATGGGGCCTTGAGAATATTGTGAAACTTGATCTCTCTCGCAATGCCTTGAGTGGCTCTTTCCCGGAAGGTATTGAGAATCTGAAAGCAATAACTTTGTTGGACCTTTCTTCCAACAAACTCCATGGAAAAATACCCCCTTCACTGGGAGTGCTCAGTACACTGACCAACCTAAATTTATCAAAGAACATGCTCCAAGATCAAGTACCAAATGCAATTGGCAACAAGCTAAGCAGCATGAAAACATTGGATCTTTCATACAACTCACTGTCTGGTACAATTCCAAAGTCCTTCGCCAATCTCAGCTATCTCACAAGCCTGAATCTATCTTTCAATAAACTGTATGGACAAATCCCAAATGGCGGTGTGTTCTCAAACATCACTCTACAGTCGTTGGAAGGGAACACTGCACTATGTGGCCTGCCACACCTTGGGTTCCCACTCTGCCAAAATGATGAGTCCAACCATCGCCATCGATCTGGTGTCATAAAATTTATACTTCCAAGTGTTGTAGCAGCGATAGTAATAGGAGCTTGCTTGTTCATCCTGATCAGAACTCATGTGAACAAGAGGTCAAAGAAGATGCCAGTCGCTAGCGAGGAGGCGAACAACTACATGACAGTCTCCTACTTTGAGCTTGCACGTGCCACAAATAATTTTGACAATGGTAACCTGCTAGGAACTGGAAGCTTTGGCAAAGTATTCAGAGGCATACTAGATGATGGGCAGATCGTCGCGATAAAAGTCCTAAACATGGAACTGGAAAGAGCTACTATGAGCTTTGATGTTGAGTGTCGTGCACTTCGTATGGCTCGACATCGAAACCTGGTTAGGATACTCACCACCTGCTCCAATCTTGACTTCAAGGCACTAGTGCTCCCGTACATGCCAAATGAGAGCCTAGAAGAATGGCTGTTTCCTAGTAACCACCGTCGTGGGCTAGGATTGTCCCAGAGGGTGAGCATCATGTTAGATGTGGCTCAGGCATTGGCTTACCTTCACCATGAGCACTTGGAGGCAGTCCTGCATTGTGACCTCAAGCCAAGCAATGTGTTGCTTGATCAAGATATGACGGCTTGCGTAGCCGACTTTGGCATCGCAAGGTTGTTGTTGGGCGATGATACTTCCATAGTTTCGAGGAACATGCATGGAACAATTGGCTATATGGCACCAGGTATGCAGTATAACTGTCTGCAACTTGATAGTAACTCATACTATCTCATCATTTGTGTTGCatcactaacaatgtctctgttTGCTTTGCTGTGGA is part of the Sorghum bicolor cultivar BTx623 chromosome 10, Sorghum_bicolor_NCBIv3, whole genome shotgun sequence genome and harbors:
- the LOC8065393 gene encoding probable LRR receptor-like serine/threonine-protein kinase At3g47570, with translation MALSLLHLALLTMASSLLTPAPPALVSASNATATADLSALLAFKDRLSDPGGVLRGNWTPGTPYCSWVGVSCSHRHRLRVTALALPGVRLAGALAPELGNLTFLSILNLSDAALTGHVPTSLGTLPRLLSLDLSSNYLTGTVPASFGNLTTLEILDLDSNNLTGEIPHELGNLQSVGFLILSGNDLSGPLPQGLFNGTSQSQLSFFNLADNSLTGNIPSAIGSFPNLQFLELSGNQLSGQIPSSLFNMSNLIGLYLSQNDLSGSVPPDNQSFNLPMLERLYLSKNELAGTVPPGFGSCKYLQQFVLAYNRFTGGIPLWLSALPELTQISLGGNDLAGEIPSVLSNITGLTVLDFTTSGLHGEIPPELGRLAQLQWLNLEMNSLTGIIPASIQNISMLSILDISYNSLTGPVPRKLFGESLTELYIDENKLSGDVGFMADLSGCKSLRYIVMNNNYFTGSFPSSMMANLSSLEIFRAFENQITGHIPNMSSSISFVDLRNNQLSGEIPQSITKMKSLRGLDLSSNNLSGIIPIHIGKLTKLFGLSLSNNKLNGLIPDSIGNLSQLQELGLSNNQFTSSIPLGLWGLENIVKLDLSRNALSGSFPEGIENLKAITLLDLSSNKLHGKIPPSLGVLSTLTNLNLSKNMLQDQVPNAIGNKLSSMKTLDLSYNSLSGTIPKSFANLSYLTSLNLSFNKLYGQIPNGGVFSNITLQSLEGNTALCGLPHLGFPLCQNDESNHRHRSGVIKFILPSVVAAIVIGACLFILIRTHVNKRSKKMPVASEEANNYMTVSYFELARATNNFDNGNLLGTGSFGKVFRGILDDGQIVAIKVLNMELERATMSFDVECRALRMARHRNLVRILTTCSNLDFKALVLPYMPNESLEEWLFPSNHRRGLGLSQRVSIMLDVAQALAYLHHEHLEAVLHCDLKPSNVLLDQDMTACVADFGIARLLLGDDTSIVSRNMHGTIGYMAPEYASTGKASRKSDVFSYGIMLLEVVTGKKPTDAMFSEELSLREWVSQAIPTRLADVVDHNILLLDEEAATSSGDVQRAGWSSSAWSCLAQILDLGLRCSCDLPEERVSMKDVAPKLARIKESLVSSR